One Esox lucius isolate fEsoLuc1 chromosome 1, fEsoLuc1.pri, whole genome shotgun sequence genomic region harbors:
- the LOC105008305 gene encoding odorant receptor 131-2-like, whose product MAVTNATGGGSGSSLQLAVDRILIVQVMNAIFITIICLLIFTFFKKDTFKYKTRYIFFAHTLLTDCLFLIMTNNLLLLTYFKVTMPAVACVVFCVLMSELTFVTPLTLTAMSLERYVAICMPLRHGELSTRRRSIHCIFLIHSISAIQPMINVSIFFASVPLSFYKQHKLCSAEILIAHNWQRHLRSAINQLYFLIMVITIVFTYVKIMAVAKEASSDRKKYSSKGRTTVILHAVQLFLCLIQLWCPFTEAAILPIDLQLYIDVKFFDYIVFILAPRCLSPLVYGLRDESFFLALRHYVFCGWNYRITL is encoded by the coding sequence ATGGCGGTAACCAATGCTACAGGTGGTGGCAGCGGCTCTTCTCTACAACTGGCTGTTGACAGAATCCTAATTGTCCAGGTGATGAATGCAATCTTTATTACCATCATCTGTCTGCTCATCTTCACCTTCTTTaaaaaagacacatttaaatacaaaacacGTTATATCTTCTTTGCTCACACACTGCTAACTGACTGTCTGTTCCTAATCATGACTAATAACTTGCTACTCCTGACTTACTTTAAGGTCACCATGCCGGCTGTGGCGTgtgttgtcttctgtgttttAATGAGTGAGTTAACATTTGTGACCCCGCTGACACTGACAGCCATGAGTCTGGAGCGCTATGTGGCCATCTGCATGCCTTTGCGTCACGGAGAGCTTTCCACTCGGCGCAGAAGCATTCACTGTATCTTCTTAATTCACAGCATCAGTGCCATACAGCCCATGATCAATGTTTCCATCTTCTTCGCCTCGGTCCCTCTGAGCTTCTATAAGCAGCATAAGCTTTGTTCAGCAGAGATTCTTATTGCACACAATTGGCAGAGACATCTTAGATCGGCTATTAATCAGTTATATTTTCTGATCATGGTAATCACTATTGTTTTCACCTATGTTAAAATAATGGCAGTGGCCAAAGAGGCATCATCAGACCGTAAGAAGTATTCATCTAAAGGTCGTACAACTGTGATTCTCCATGCTGTCCAGTTGTTCCTGTGTCTGATCCAGCTGTGGTGCCCTTTCACAGAAGCTGCCATCCTGCCTATTGATTTGCAATTGTACATTGATGTGAAATTCTTtgattacattgtttttattctggCCCCCCGATGTTTGAGTCCACTTGTCTATGGCCTAAGGGATGAATCTTTTTTTCTTGCATTGAGACATTATGTATTTTGTGGATGGAATTACAGAATTACACTATAA